One Marinitoga sp. 1197 genomic window, CTTGAAGCCGCGTTTTATAATCTAAAAATAATTTCCCTTCTATTGATTGTTCAATAAAGTTTTTTAAATTTTTTATAGCAAATTCTCTAGCTGTTTCAAATCCTAAGGATAAATAAATGGCTCCTAATATAGCTTCAAATAGATCTGAAATTATTGAATGCTTTTCTCTTCCACCAAATTTTTCTTCATTTTTACTAAGTAAAATATATTCTCCTAATTTTAATCTCTTAGCTGTCTCAAATAATATTAATTCACTTCCAACAGTTGCACGGATTCTTGCCATATCTCCTTCATTTAGATTATAATTCTTAAACAAATGTTCAGCTATAATCAAATTTAATACAGAATCACCTAAAAATTCAAGTCTTTCATTTGATTTTATAGGACGACCTTTTGAATTATAATCATTAGAATATGAAGAATGACAAAGAGCTTCGAAAAGAAGCTCTTCATCGATATTTTCAATATCAATAATTTTTTTAACTTTTTTTACAATTTTCTTTTCAAAATCATTCATTTATTGATTTTCTCCTTAATTTTTTCGTATAAGGAATCCTCATCTAATCCAAATATTTTAAATAAATTTTCATTATTGCCAGATGGAGAATAATTATCAATACCTAAATTCTCAACACTTAGAGGGGATAATCTGTTTTCAACCACAGATTTTGAAAATTCTACCATTAATCCGTTATATTTATTATGGTCTTCATAAATTATTATATGAGAGTTATCGATGTATTCAGATATTCTCGATGCATCAAATTCTAAAGGAGCAGATACATTTATAACTGATATGTTTATACCTTCTTTTTTTAATTTATCAGCAACTTTAACTGCTTTATAAGCTACACTGCCATGAGTTAAAATTGTTAACTTTTCTCCTTTTCTTAATATATCCATCTTTCCATATTCAAATTCATAAGTTTCACCAAAATATGGATTACCATTTTCATCCAATATTACAGGTATTTTAGATCTACCCATTGCAATTACAACATTCCCCAATGTTGATGCAGCATATCTAACTGCTCTATCTGTTTGGTTAGGATCTGCTGGTACTATTAATTTTGTATCAAAGAAACTCCTTACAATTCCAATATAATTGATTTCATGATGAGTCTTTCCATCTTCACCAATATCTATACCACAATGAGTTACTGCTGTTTTTAAGTTCGTATGATTTATGTCATTTAATCTCTGTTGGTTGAATGTTTCATCTAATCCGAAAACTCCAAAATCAGCAAAAAATGGTATAACACCACAAACGGACATTGCACCTGCAATTGTAGCTGCATTATGTTCCTGAATACCTATTTGAACATATGTTTCTGGACTAACTTTTTCAAATTTACCTAATTTTACTGAAGGTTTCAAATCACAATCTACTGCTACAATTTTTCCTTTATTAATCTTGGCTAAATCTGCTATTGCATTTCCAAAAGCTCCTCTATTATCTACTTTATCTTCTTTGGTATAGGTGATAGGTGTTCCTGCATCGGCTGTTATCACATAATCATCAAATTCCAATTTTTTCCTTAATAAAGGTAAGGTTTTTCTCATTTCTTTATATTTTTCTATATCATTTTCCACACCTAATTCCTTTAAAGCTTTATCTGCTTCAACATCATTTAGAGGTGCTCCATGATATTCATGCCTATTTTCCATAAAAGATACGCCTTTTCCTATAATAGTTTTGGCAATAATTACAGTAGGCCCTAATTTATAATTTTTAGCTTCTTCTATTGCATTAAATAATTGTTCAAAGTCATGTCCATCTACTTCTATAATATTCCATCCAGCAGATTCATATTCTTTAAAAAGATCAACATATAAAACATCTCTTGCTCTTCCAGAGATTTGTATATCATTATAATCTACCAATACAGTTAGATTATTTAAATTTTCTTTTTTAGCTGTTCTTCTTGCTTCGGCAATTTGACCTTTTGGTGCTTCACCATCACTGTGCAAAACAAAAACGTGATAATTATTTCCCGTTATTTTTGATGCTAATGCCATACCCACTCCAGCAGATAAACCTTGTCCTAAATTACCTGTAGTCCATTCAATTCCAGGAATTCCTCTTGTAATATGACCTTCAAATATAGAACCTGAATGTCTGAATCCTGCAATTACTTCATCTGGATTTAAAAAACCCAATCTTGATAATGCTGAATAAACGCCCGGTGAAGTATGTCCATGACTTATAACCACTCTATCTCTTTTATAATCGTATGGATTTTTTGGGTCTATATTTGCCAGATTAAAAACGCTCAAATACATGTCAATAGATGACATAGAACCTCCAGGATGTCCGGACTTTGCCACAGTTGTCATTTTTATAATG contains:
- the rnc gene encoding ribonuclease III, whose product is MNDFEKKIVKKVKKIIDIENIDEELLFEALCHSSYSNDYNSKGRPIKSNERLEFLGDSVLNLIIAEHLFKNYNLNEGDMARIRATVGSELILFETAKRLKLGEYILLSKNEEKFGGREKHSIISDLFEAILGAIYLSLGFETAREFAIKNLKNFIEQSIEGKLFLDYKTRLQELTQKDLKIRPEYKLVRQEGPPHNRTFIIDAIINGKRYGRGIGKSKKIAEQLAAKEACENFSGGIDGK
- a CDS encoding transketolase; the protein is MKKSLNELKELAKICRGDIIKMTTVAKSGHPGGSMSSIDMYLSVFNLANIDPKNPYDYKRDRVVISHGHTSPGVYSALSRLGFLNPDEVIAGFRHSGSIFEGHITRGIPGIEWTTGNLGQGLSAGVGMALASKITGNNYHVFVLHSDGEAPKGQIAEARRTAKKENLNNLTVLVDYNDIQISGRARDVLYVDLFKEYESAGWNIIEVDGHDFEQLFNAIEEAKNYKLGPTVIIAKTIIGKGVSFMENRHEYHGAPLNDVEADKALKELGVENDIEKYKEMRKTLPLLRKKLEFDDYVITADAGTPITYTKEDKVDNRGAFGNAIADLAKINKGKIVAVDCDLKPSVKLGKFEKVSPETYVQIGIQEHNAATIAGAMSVCGVIPFFADFGVFGLDETFNQQRLNDINHTNLKTAVTHCGIDIGEDGKTHHEINYIGIVRSFFDTKLIVPADPNQTDRAVRYAASTLGNVVIAMGRSKIPVILDENGNPYFGETYEFEYGKMDILRKGEKLTILTHGSVAYKAVKVADKLKKEGINISVINVSAPLEFDASRISEYIDNSHIIIYEDHNKYNGLMVEFSKSVVENRLSPLSVENLGIDNYSPSGNNENLFKIFGLDEDSLYEKIKEKINK